A window of the Microtus pennsylvanicus isolate mMicPen1 chromosome 4, mMicPen1.hap1, whole genome shotgun sequence genome harbors these coding sequences:
- the Gmnn gene encoding geminin isoform X2 — translation MIQPSADGSLVGRENELPKGLSKRKLWNDQLTSKTSSSGSESSENKDVGDVTQEAFDLMIKENPSSQYWKEVAEQRRKALYEALKENEKLHKAIEQKDSEIARLKKENKDLAEVAEHVQYMAEVIERLSNEPLDSFESPDSQEFDSEEEIVEDSEVEDSEAGTRAEETVSSSMDDKPCT, via the exons ATGATTCAGCCTTCTGCAGATGGGTCTCTTGTTGGCCGAGAAAATGAG TTGCCAAAAGGCTTGTCCAAAAGGAAGCTTTGGAATGACCAGTTAACATCCAAGACTTCAAGCTCTGGTTCAGAAAGTAGTGAAAATAAAGATGTTGGAGATGTCACCCAGGAAGCATTTGATCTTATGATTAAAG aaaatccatcttctcagtATTGGAAAGAAGTGGCAGAACAACGAAGGAAAGCTCTCTATgaagcacttaaagaaaatgagaaa ctTCATAAAGCAATTGAACAAAAGGACAGTGAAATTGCCCGCCtaaaaaaggagaataaagattTGGCAGAAGTAGCAGAACACGTACAGTACATGGCAGAAGTAATTGAG AGGCTGAGTAATGAACCTCTGGATAGCTTTGAATCACCTGATAGTCAAGAATTTGATTCTGAAGAGGAAATTGTTGAGGATTCTGAAGTGGAAGACTCCGAAGCTGGAACACGTGCTGAAGAGACTGTGTCTTCCTCCATGGATGACAAACCATGTACATGA